A region from the Aquimarina sp. ERC-38 genome encodes:
- a CDS encoding alpha/beta hydrolase family protein, translating into MIKIHKNQAIPGRHQKSIVTDVFYQENNKKKPIVIFCHGYKGFKDWGAWDLMATTFAEQGMFFIKFNFSHNGGTLSQPIDFPDLDAFAENNYSKELDDLQTIIDRISDTKNPYHNELDVHHIALIGHSRGGGIACIKASEEPKITKLVTWAGVSDYAVRFPDKKGLEDWKKKGVVYVENSRTKQQMPHHYQFYTDFKENEDRLTIKKAVNKLNIPYLIIHGTDDTTVHYKEAEALHSWNLQSKLELIEGSNHVFEAQHPWTESKLPENLREVVSKTVSFVII; encoded by the coding sequence ATGATAAAGATACATAAGAATCAGGCAATCCCCGGTAGACATCAAAAAAGTATTGTTACGGACGTTTTTTATCAGGAAAATAATAAGAAAAAACCAATTGTGATCTTCTGTCATGGGTATAAAGGTTTTAAAGATTGGGGTGCCTGGGACTTAATGGCTACTACCTTTGCCGAACAGGGTATGTTCTTTATAAAATTTAATTTTTCTCATAATGGCGGTACCTTATCTCAACCTATAGACTTCCCGGACCTGGATGCCTTTGCCGAAAATAATTACAGCAAGGAGTTGGATGACCTGCAAACTATCATCGACCGGATCAGTGATACAAAGAATCCTTATCATAATGAACTTGATGTACATCATATTGCGCTTATCGGTCACTCAAGAGGGGGCGGTATTGCTTGTATAAAAGCTTCGGAAGAACCTAAAATTACCAAGTTGGTTACCTGGGCTGGAGTATCAGATTATGCCGTTCGCTTTCCGGATAAAAAAGGCTTAGAAGATTGGAAAAAGAAAGGAGTAGTCTATGTAGAAAATTCACGTACTAAACAACAAATGCCCCATCATTATCAGTTTTATACAGACTTTAAAGAAAACGAAGACAGGTTAACCATTAAAAAAGCAGTAAACAAACTTAATATCCCTTACCTCATTATTCATGGAACGGATGACACTACGGTACATTACAAAGAAGCAGAGGCTTTACATTCCTGGAATTTACAAAGCAAATTGGAATTAATTGAAGGTTCAAATCATGTTTTTGAAGCACAACATCCGTGGACGGAGAGCAAATTGCCTGAAAATTTACGGGAAGTAGTGTCTAAAACGGTGTCCTTTGTAATAATTTAA